The following coding sequences are from one Nitrospirota bacterium window:
- a CDS encoding ABC transporter ATP-binding protein: MVNVEGVSKVYNSGLPDEMRALTDISFEVFRGEFVVFKGPSGSGKTTLLAQIGCMSRPTSGKITVGQRDVAKLPERFLTEIRRSTFGFIFQQFNLIKGITVLENVMLPLYPLTIPYSEIKERANKVLEQLNIIHKKDFKTKQLSGGEQQRVAIARALINNPEIILADEPTAHLDTKLSTDFIEIIHTLNQQGKTVIIASHDPLIYDSPYVMKTVEMRDGLLKEVVIR, from the coding sequence TTGGTAAATGTAGAAGGCGTCTCTAAAGTGTATAACTCAGGGCTGCCTGATGAGATGAGAGCACTTACGGACATCTCTTTTGAGGTTTTCAGGGGGGAGTTTGTAGTGTTTAAGGGCCCAAGCGGCTCAGGGAAAACCACGCTTTTAGCTCAAATCGGCTGCATGTCCCGTCCAACCTCAGGAAAAATCACAGTGGGGCAAAGGGATGTGGCAAAACTCCCTGAGCGGTTTCTTACAGAGATAAGAAGAAGCACTTTTGGTTTTATATTCCAGCAATTTAATCTCATAAAGGGTATCACCGTGCTGGAAAACGTAATGCTCCCACTCTATCCTCTTACAATTCCCTATTCAGAGATAAAAGAGCGTGCTAACAAAGTGTTAGAGCAGCTAAATATAATCCACAAAAAGGATTTTAAAACCAAACAACTCTCCGGCGGCGAGCAGCAACGGGTAGCCATTGCGCGTGCTCTGATAAACAACCCCGAAATCATCCTTGCCGATGAACCCACAGCACATCTTGACACTAAACTATCCACTGATTTTATTGAAATCATTCACACTCTTAACCAGCAAGGGAAAACTGTTATAATCGCCTCTCACGATCCCCTGATATATGATTCACCGTATGTGATGAAAACAGTGGAAATGAGAGACGGTTTACTTAAAGAGGTTGTAATACGGTGA
- a CDS encoding FtsX-like permease family protein, which translates to MADWGHNKILEYAISSLLRKKYKNLAIIVVFSILIAIISSILFLTNAFKVEAMNTFYESPEIIVQRLSVGRHDLIPLNYVDTISAIAGVGKVQPRYWGYYYDSLTRANYTVVGLTKELPTLKLLNGKLPQGKGECAVGFGVAKLRRLNYNDSLFLTLGESRSVSFKTVGIFDSTSAMLTNDLIIMDKDDLIDFFDIPKDRATDLVVEVYNDTEIQTVARKIAMAFPDTRVILKGDIIRTYDSVFNWRGGMIVTMFFGALLAFAIFVWDKATGLSASEKQEIGILKAIGWETSDVLKLKFWEGTVVSLVSFLTGLILAYIHVFLFGAVLFGPVLKGWSVLFPPFQPIPYINIYHVFSIFFLTVVPYVVSTVVPSWKAAITDPDTIMRM; encoded by the coding sequence ATGGCAGACTGGGGACACAATAAAATACTTGAATATGCAATTTCCTCTTTGCTAAGGAAAAAATATAAAAACCTTGCCATAATAGTAGTCTTTAGTATATTAATTGCCATAATAAGCTCAATACTGTTTCTTACCAATGCTTTTAAAGTAGAGGCGATGAATACCTTTTATGAATCTCCGGAGATAATTGTCCAGAGACTATCGGTTGGGCGGCATGATCTCATCCCGCTTAACTATGTTGATACGATATCCGCAATTGCTGGCGTTGGCAAAGTGCAACCCCGATACTGGGGCTACTACTACGACTCACTGACCCGTGCTAATTATACGGTTGTTGGTCTCACGAAGGAGTTGCCAACCCTTAAACTTCTAAACGGCAAACTCCCTCAGGGTAAGGGAGAGTGTGCCGTGGGTTTTGGTGTGGCAAAGCTTAGGAGGCTAAATTATAACGATAGTTTGTTTCTTACTTTAGGCGAAAGCAGAAGCGTATCATTTAAAACTGTCGGGATTTTTGACAGCACATCGGCAATGCTTACCAATGATTTGATAATTATGGATAAGGATGATCTGATTGATTTTTTCGATATTCCTAAAGACCGTGCTACAGACTTAGTCGTGGAGGTTTATAACGACACGGAGATTCAAACGGTTGCCCGAAAAATAGCTATGGCGTTTCCTGATACCCGTGTGATACTTAAAGGCGACATAATTCGCACCTACGACAGTGTGTTTAACTGGCGGGGGGGAATGATTGTTACGATGTTTTTTGGGGCACTGCTTGCGTTTGCTATTTTTGTATGGGATAAGGCCACGGGTTTAAGTGCTTCGGAAAAACAAGAGATAGGTATTCTTAAAGCTATCGGGTGGGAAACCTCAGACGTGCTTAAGTTAAAATTCTGGGAGGGTACGGTTGTCTCCCTTGTGTCGTTTCTCACGGGGCTGATTCTTGCTTACATACATGTGTTTTTATTTGGGGCAGTGCTTTTTGGACCTGTACTAAAGGGTTGGTCGGTTCTCTTTCCCCCATTTCAACCGATACCGTATATTAATATCTATCATGTGTTTTCAATTTTCTTTCTGACTGTTGTCCCCTATGTGGTAAGCACCGTTGTGCCTTCCTGGAAGGCTGCGATAACTGATCCTGATACAATCATGAGGATGTAG
- a CDS encoding CHASE2 domain-containing protein: MIIYLRYIYSFLLSFLIAYFVTDISFIIREYLPIIDDYLYGRRFPTKSKSTTPILIVEIDDETVKQYGYLPYKRSLYGEVISKILEGKPKVLGVDIFFYKIRDLKDDIKLIKILENANTNVVLAYEKDELDRFLLNQVNHKTAYRNNDNVTFANVKITYYSNNNEEIATNVNTDTYKDKDYLSFPVEVVSKYLGGKAYNPYGDHEFDIFSSGIRHCKLGNIAIPSFYKNAFCYYTFINYTDRKFPAIPFWRVKDTEPAVFKDKIVLIAATALPLGDIHPTPISKKTPGTYILAYTIDMLLNGNFITPIEEKHQKALTFLAAFVISLISLTLKRLPAFFATILSIIAIKLVTDMLFYHYLLYMYFTPFLFALLLAHLIVIVYTNTLKSVS; the protein is encoded by the coding sequence ATGATAATTTATTTAAGATATATATATTCTTTTCTGCTATCTTTTTTAATAGCATATTTTGTAACTGATATTTCATTTATAATCAGAGAATATCTTCCTATCATAGACGATTACCTGTATGGCAGGCGGTTTCCAACTAAAAGTAAGAGCACGACTCCGATACTCATTGTTGAAATAGATGACGAAACTGTTAAGCAATATGGTTATTTGCCGTATAAGCGTTCTTTATATGGCGAGGTTATTTCAAAGATTCTTGAAGGGAAACCCAAAGTCCTTGGTGTAGATATTTTTTTCTATAAGATTAGAGACCTTAAAGATGATATCAAACTTATTAAGATACTTGAAAATGCAAACACTAACGTCGTACTTGCCTATGAAAAAGATGAATTAGACAGGTTCCTATTAAACCAGGTTAACCATAAAACAGCTTATAGAAACAACGACAACGTTACCTTTGCAAACGTAAAAATAACATATTATTCTAATAATAACGAAGAGATTGCTACCAATGTCAATACCGATACTTATAAAGATAAAGACTATCTGTCATTTCCTGTTGAGGTAGTAAGCAAATATCTTGGAGGTAAAGCTTATAATCCGTATGGAGACCATGAATTTGATATTTTTTCATCTGGTATAAGACACTGTAAGCTTGGCAATATAGCTATCCCTTCGTTTTACAAAAACGCTTTTTGTTATTACACATTTATTAACTATACCGACAGGAAATTTCCTGCGATACCCTTTTGGAGAGTTAAGGACACAGAGCCAGCAGTTTTTAAAGATAAAATAGTGTTAATTGCGGCAACTGCACTCCCTTTAGGCGATATACATCCAACTCCAATCTCAAAAAAAACGCCTGGCACGTACATTCTCGCCTATACCATAGATATGCTGCTTAATGGAAATTTCATCACCCCGATAGAGGAAAAACATCAGAAAGCACTGACATTTTTAGCGGCTTTCGTAATTTCCTTAATATCGCTAACTTTAAAAAGACTACCGGCTTTTTTTGCAACAATTCTTTCCATCATAGCAATAAAGCTCGTAACGGATATGTTGTTTTATCATTACTTGTTATACATGTATTTTACGCCTTTTTTGTTTGCGCTTTTACTAGCCCATTTAATCGTTATAGTTTATACAAACACCTTGAAATCAGTGAGTTGA
- a CDS encoding nitrous oxide reductase accessory protein NosL, with product MLYVAVFILILGITTLVWAHDPKKPGANDKCAVCGMLVKAFPKWAAQIVFKDGTYVYFDGPKDMFKFYFDVAKYNKHKTQADISDIYVTEYYSAKTVKADSVVFVIGSNVEGPMGTEVVPVPESKVKGFMLDHKGDKALKFSEITVSDIPGAEMSGHKGMHDGNMK from the coding sequence ATGTTGTATGTTGCAGTGTTTATTTTGATATTGGGGATTACTACGCTTGTTTGGGCACACGATCCAAAAAAACCTGGCGCCAACGATAAGTGTGCAGTGTGTGGTATGCTCGTTAAGGCGTTTCCAAAGTGGGCGGCTCAAATAGTGTTTAAAGATGGAACATATGTGTATTTTGACGGCCCTAAGGATATGTTCAAATTCTACTTTGACGTTGCCAAATACAACAAACACAAAACTCAGGCCGACATATCAGACATATACGTGACTGAGTACTATAGTGCTAAAACAGTAAAGGCAGACTCTGTGGTTTTTGTGATTGGAAGCAACGTAGAGGGGCCAATGGGAACTGAGGTCGTGCCGGTCCCAGAGAGTAAAGTAAAAGGGTTCATGCTTGACCATAAGGGTGACAAGGCGCTTAAGTTTAGCGAAATAACAGTCTCTGATATACCAGGAGCCGAAATGTCCGGCCACAAAGGTATGCACGATGGTAATATGAAATAA
- a CDS encoding GAF domain-containing protein, with product MMDCPECGLTYDLQTYRHGTEIYCNCGKAIIEVTNLKKEYHGRRKADQKLHLKDMELQGLIETSHIIHSSTRDLDKLLLMIVKVTNAMMAVEGSSIILVEQATKELVFHSICGSEASKLINFRIKWGEGIAGQCILNKRPIIINDVKKEESFFALAYDTSGFVTRSTLCVPLMAENNCLGALQMVNKKNSDGFDDYDKLLSTSISSQVAVAMHNFQLIEESLQAERMASIGQAITGISHCVKNMLNGLKGGLYILNSEIKKLDTTASLKGYSMLEKNIGRLTDLANDMLTYSKDRQPEYTTASVNDIAESIVHLMEIKAQELGLKLVFKPENKIQEIRIDQKGIYRSVLNLVSNALEASANKKGATVEVITKQCGDEILIGIKDEGCGMDKETIENIFKPFFSTKGSKGTGLGLSVTQKIVSENGGRIEVLSEVEKGTTFNIYLPNRTV from the coding sequence ATGATGGATTGTCCTGAATGCGGCCTTACATATGACTTGCAAACATATCGCCACGGTACGGAAATATACTGTAATTGCGGCAAAGCCATTATAGAAGTTACCAACTTAAAAAAAGAATATCATGGCAGACGCAAAGCCGATCAGAAACTTCACCTTAAAGACATGGAGTTACAGGGACTTATAGAGACATCTCATATTATTCACTCCTCAACCCGTGACCTCGATAAACTTCTCCTTATGATAGTAAAGGTTACAAATGCCATGATGGCAGTGGAGGGAAGCAGTATTATATTAGTAGAGCAAGCAACCAAAGAATTAGTGTTTCATTCCATCTGCGGCAGTGAGGCCTCTAAGCTCATTAATTTCAGGATAAAGTGGGGTGAGGGAATAGCCGGGCAATGTATATTAAACAAGAGACCGATAATTATAAACGATGTCAAAAAGGAGGAGAGTTTTTTTGCCCTTGCTTATGATACAAGCGGCTTTGTCACCCGTTCCACGTTGTGTGTGCCGCTTATGGCGGAAAACAATTGTCTGGGAGCACTGCAAATGGTTAACAAGAAAAATTCGGACGGGTTTGACGATTATGATAAACTCCTGTCAACGTCAATTAGCAGTCAGGTGGCAGTAGCAATGCATAATTTTCAACTGATAGAGGAATCATTGCAGGCCGAGCGTATGGCAAGCATTGGGCAGGCAATCACTGGGATTTCCCACTGTGTGAAAAACATGCTGAATGGCCTTAAGGGCGGCTTGTATATTCTCAATTCAGAAATAAAAAAACTTGACACCACTGCAAGTCTGAAAGGTTACTCTATGCTGGAAAAAAATATAGGCAGATTAACTGATCTTGCAAACGATATGCTCACATACTCAAAAGACAGGCAACCGGAGTACACAACAGCAAGTGTAAACGATATTGCAGAGTCCATAGTTCACCTGATGGAGATAAAAGCACAAGAGCTGGGTTTAAAGTTAGTATTTAAGCCTGAAAATAAGATACAAGAAATCCGGATAGATCAAAAGGGCATATATCGTTCAGTTTTAAATCTTGTGTCAAACGCACTTGAAGCCAGTGCAAACAAAAAAGGCGCTACCGTAGAGGTAATCACAAAACAGTGTGGAGACGAAATCCTGATAGGCATAAAAGACGAGGGCTGTGGTATGGATAAGGAAACCATTGAGAACATTTTCAAGCCTTTTTTCAGCACCAAAGGTTCAAAGGGTACAGGCTTAGGGCTTTCCGTAACGCAAAAAATTGTTTCCGAAAACGGCGGACGAATTGAGGTGCTCTCGGAGGTTGAGAAAGGAACAACTTTTAATATTTATTTGCCAAACAGAACAGTTTAA
- a CDS encoding response regulator: protein MSKHILVVDDEEDTRTYLSAVLIEKGYSVTVAKDGIEGLQKAKDEKPSLIVTDIMMPGKTGIGLLQELREDNDLRDVPVIMLSAIKGFIEHALNELDSKETLKQMETLLDDPDSKLERFFLRFTSFRKVLLVDRSAMVEQFRNGELKLMGIPVLPDVFLDKPVEPDEIVHAVSKLIGQASA from the coding sequence ATGAGCAAACACATTTTGGTTGTGGACGATGAGGAAGACACAAGGACGTATCTGTCCGCTGTTCTTATAGAAAAGGGCTATAGTGTTACTGTTGCTAAAGACGGCATAGAGGGATTACAAAAGGCTAAGGATGAAAAACCGTCTCTTATTGTAACCGATATAATGATGCCGGGAAAAACCGGTATTGGCTTACTGCAGGAATTGCGTGAGGATAATGATTTAAGAGACGTTCCGGTTATAATGTTAAGTGCAATCAAAGGATTTATCGAACACGCTCTCAATGAACTTGACAGTAAGGAAACCTTAAAGCAAATGGAGACACTATTGGATGATCCTGACAGCAAGTTAGAGAGATTCTTTTTACGGTTCACTTCATTCCGCAAAGTGTTACTGGTTGACAGATCAGCAATGGTGGAACAGTTCCGTAACGGGGAGTTGAAATTGATGGGCATCCCTGTGCTTCCGGACGTCTTTTTGGATAAACCGGTAGAGCCTGATGAAATTGTTCATGCAGTGTCCAAACTGATTGGACAAGCCTCCGCGTAA
- a CDS encoding ABC transporter permease: MLKYLSQKTVEIVITFLGITVISFFIIHLAPGKPTDVLAELNPKITPEARARLEKFYGLDKPLYLQYALWLKRIVKLDFGNSFSSDHRPVWDKIRQRLPVTLSINIISLSIIFIIALPTGIYSAIARYSLYDKVMTLIVFTGFAMPGFWLALLLMMFFGVHLGILPISGLKSINYDFLTTTGKLADMGKHLIMPIFVSAFGGIASISRYMRSSMLEVIREDYMVTAKAKGLSDNRITYIHGARNALLPIVTILGLSVPGLIGGSVIFEQVFSIPGMGQLFYMAVMTRDYPLVMGVLTIGAVLTLVGNLLADTGYALVDPRIRK, from the coding sequence ATGTTAAAATATTTATCCCAAAAAACTGTTGAGATAGTTATTACTTTTTTAGGTATAACAGTAATCAGTTTTTTTATAATACATCTGGCTCCCGGTAAACCCACAGACGTGTTGGCTGAGCTAAACCCAAAAATTACGCCTGAGGCAAGGGCTCGCCTTGAGAAATTCTACGGGCTGGATAAACCCCTGTATTTGCAGTATGCGCTCTGGCTTAAACGCATTGTAAAACTTGACTTCGGTAACTCCTTCTCATCAGACCATCGTCCGGTGTGGGATAAAATCCGGCAGCGCCTTCCGGTTACACTTTCTATAAACATAATCTCACTCTCCATAATATTTATAATTGCGCTTCCTACCGGCATATACTCCGCTATTGCCAGATATTCACTATACGATAAGGTGATGACGTTAATAGTGTTTACCGGGTTTGCGATGCCCGGATTTTGGCTTGCCCTGTTGCTTATGATGTTTTTTGGAGTACATCTCGGTATTTTACCAATATCGGGGCTAAAGTCTATAAACTACGATTTTTTAACAACAACCGGCAAACTTGCCGATATGGGAAAGCATCTGATAATGCCTATATTTGTATCGGCTTTTGGAGGTATTGCCTCCATTTCCCGTTACATGAGAAGTTCAATGCTTGAAGTAATCCGTGAGGACTATATGGTAACGGCTAAGGCCAAGGGGTTAAGCGACAATCGTATTACTTACATTCATGGCGCCCGGAATGCACTTCTTCCTATAGTCACAATCCTTGGACTTTCTGTGCCCGGACTGATTGGCGGCAGTGTAATCTTTGAGCAGGTGTTTTCAATTCCCGGGATGGGACAGCTTTTTTACATGGCCGTAATGACCCGCGACTATCCCCTTGTTATGGGGGTGCTGACTATTGGTGCTGTGTTGACTCTGGTCGGCAATCTCCTTGCCGACAC